The Mycolicibacterium hassiacum DSM 44199 genome includes a window with the following:
- the truA gene encoding tRNA pseudouridine(38-40) synthase TruA produces the protein MTTSPDATVNVPAIDTGGGHVRLRLLIAYDGTDFAGWATQAGQRTVAGVLDDALSTIFRTPVQLRAAGRTDTGVHATGQVAHVDVPADALHHAYPRTPRPGDGEFTPLVRRLARFLPGDVRVLDIARAAPGFDARFSALRRHYAYRLSTAPYGVEPQEARYVTAWPRPLDVEAMSAGARHLIGLHDFAAFCRHREGATTIRDLQRLDFTRDGHRITAHVSADAFCWQMVRSLIGALLVVGEHRREPGWIARLLDSEHRSTEFAAAPPQGLTLVGVDYPPDDQLAARNEVTRAVRQRPGC, from the coding sequence ATGACGACAAGTCCTGACGCCACTGTGAACGTGCCCGCCATCGACACCGGTGGCGGGCACGTTCGTCTTCGGCTCCTGATCGCTTACGACGGAACCGATTTCGCCGGCTGGGCGACCCAGGCCGGGCAGCGGACCGTCGCGGGCGTACTCGACGACGCGTTGTCGACGATCTTTCGCACCCCGGTTCAGCTGCGCGCCGCCGGACGCACCGACACCGGGGTGCACGCGACCGGTCAGGTCGCGCATGTCGATGTGCCCGCCGACGCGCTGCACCACGCCTATCCGCGCACCCCGCGGCCGGGCGACGGCGAGTTCACACCGCTGGTGCGCCGGCTCGCGCGGTTTCTGCCCGGTGACGTCCGGGTGCTCGATATCGCCCGCGCCGCACCGGGTTTCGACGCGCGCTTCTCGGCGCTGCGCCGGCACTACGCCTACCGGCTGTCGACCGCACCGTACGGGGTGGAGCCACAGGAGGCGCGGTACGTGACCGCCTGGCCGCGGCCGCTGGACGTCGAGGCGATGTCGGCGGGCGCACGGCACCTGATCGGTCTGCACGATTTCGCAGCGTTCTGCCGGCACCGTGAGGGCGCCACCACCATCCGCGATCTGCAGCGGCTGGACTTCACCCGGGACGGCCACCGGATCACCGCCCATGTCAGCGCCGACGCGTTCTGCTGGCAGATGGTGCGGTCGCTGATCGGGGCGCTGCTGGTGGTCGGCGAGCACCGCCGCGAGCCGGGCTGGATCGCCCGGCTGCTGGACAGTGAGCACCGCTCCACCGAGTTCGCCGCGGCGCCGCCGCAGGGCCTGACCCTGGTCGGGGTCGACTACCCGCCCGACGATCAGCTCGCGGCCCGCAACGAGGTCACCCGCGCGGTGCGGCAGCGGCCCGGCTGCTGA
- a CDS encoding DNA-directed RNA polymerase subunit alpha encodes MLISQRPTLTEEVVSDYRSRFIIEPLEPGFGYTMGNSLRRTLLSSIPGAAVTSIRIDGVLHEFTTVPGVKEDVTEIILNLKGLVVSSEEDEPVTMYLRKQGPGEVTAGDIVPPAGVTVHNPEMHIATLNDKGKLEVELVVERGRGYVPAVQNKASGAEIGRIPVDSIYSPVLKVTYKVEATRVEQRTDFDKLIIDVETKPSISPRDALASAGKTLVELFGLARELNVEAEGIEIGPSPAEADHIAAFSMPIDDLDLTVRSYNCLKREGVHTVGELVSRTESDLLDIRNFGQKSIDEVKIKLHQLGLSLKDSPASFDPSQVAGYDAATGTWSGDSGYEADDNQDYAETEQL; translated from the coding sequence ATGCTGATCTCTCAGCGCCCCACACTGACCGAAGAGGTTGTCTCCGATTACCGGTCGCGGTTCATCATCGAGCCGCTGGAGCCGGGATTCGGCTACACCATGGGCAACTCGCTTCGGCGCACGCTGCTGTCGTCCATTCCGGGCGCGGCGGTGACCAGCATTCGCATCGACGGTGTGCTGCACGAGTTCACCACGGTGCCGGGCGTCAAGGAGGACGTCACCGAGATCATCTTGAACCTCAAGGGTCTGGTGGTGTCGTCCGAGGAGGACGAGCCGGTCACCATGTACCTGCGCAAGCAGGGGCCGGGTGAGGTCACCGCGGGCGACATCGTGCCGCCGGCCGGCGTCACGGTGCACAACCCCGAGATGCACATCGCCACGCTCAACGACAAGGGCAAGCTGGAGGTCGAGCTGGTGGTCGAGCGCGGCCGCGGCTACGTGCCGGCCGTGCAGAACAAGGCCTCCGGTGCCGAGATCGGCCGGATTCCGGTCGACTCGATCTACAGCCCGGTGCTCAAGGTCACCTACAAGGTGGAGGCCACCCGCGTCGAGCAGCGCACCGACTTCGACAAGCTGATCATCGATGTCGAGACCAAGCCGTCGATCAGCCCGCGCGACGCGCTGGCCTCGGCGGGCAAGACGCTGGTGGAGCTCTTCGGCCTGGCCCGGGAGCTCAACGTGGAGGCCGAGGGTATCGAGATCGGGCCGTCGCCGGCGGAGGCGGATCACATCGCCGCGTTCTCGATGCCGATCGACGATCTGGACCTGACCGTCCGCTCGTACAACTGCCTCAAGCGCGAGGGCGTGCACACGGTGGGCGAGCTGGTCTCGCGGACCGAGTCCGATCTGCTCGACATCCGCAACTTCGGCCAGAAGTCCATCGACGAGGTCAAGATCAAGCTGCACCAGCTGGGCCTGTCGCTCAAGGACAGCCCGGCCTCGTTCGACCCGTCGCAGGTCGCCGGTTACGACGCCGCGACCGGTACCTGGTCCGGCGACTCCGGCTACGAGGCGGACGACAACCAGGACTACGCAGAAACCGAACAGCTTTAG
- a CDS encoding ATP-binding protein, whose product MADHNADHPAPDAGRTEHPCLPDELRTLFLFEQLTDAQLQKLCDNGHIATFEPGPVVVEGEPATCLYVLLDGELVMTKRSAGVEVQTTRTSQRGVYCGAWSAYVPGLEQVYQASVRVTRPSRFFVLDAAAFAEFMRTEFPMAVHLLEGHMVGGLRQRQLVDQHDKLRALGTIAAGLTHQLNNPAAAIARDVAALRENVGKIRHKLAMLAGGKFTPEALRVLVRIQDEVAEQAVKAGAQQLTAIEAADREELVGEWLEAHGIADGWDYAPTFVEAGLDTDWLERVAASICDTDCSASLQSAIGWLKYTIDAELALGRIAEANKRITSLLADTRQYSQMDRAPYQSAQVHDLLHSTLMMFGDRITKSGPIRLVKELDPDLPEILCYPGDLNQVWTNLIDNAVQAMGERGTLTIRTTRIDDGVRVDICDDGPGIPPDDLERIFTPFFTTKPVGEGTGLGLDLARRIVVDKHGGNIAVSSQPGDTRFSVTLPLTAPAPVHETPAGSGG is encoded by the coding sequence ATGGCAGACCACAACGCCGACCACCCGGCACCGGACGCCGGGCGGACCGAACACCCGTGCCTGCCCGACGAGCTGCGCACCCTGTTCCTGTTCGAGCAGCTGACCGACGCCCAGCTGCAGAAACTCTGCGACAACGGCCACATCGCGACCTTCGAACCCGGCCCGGTCGTGGTCGAAGGCGAACCCGCGACCTGCTTGTACGTGCTGCTCGACGGCGAGCTGGTGATGACCAAACGTTCCGCCGGGGTGGAGGTGCAGACCACCCGCACCTCCCAGCGCGGCGTCTACTGCGGCGCCTGGTCGGCCTACGTGCCCGGACTCGAGCAGGTCTATCAGGCGTCGGTGCGGGTCACCCGGCCGTCGCGGTTCTTCGTGCTCGATGCCGCGGCGTTCGCCGAGTTCATGCGCACCGAGTTCCCGATGGCGGTGCACCTGCTGGAGGGCCACATGGTCGGTGGGCTGCGCCAGCGCCAGCTGGTCGACCAGCACGACAAACTGCGCGCGCTCGGCACCATCGCCGCCGGGCTGACCCACCAGCTCAACAACCCGGCCGCGGCGATCGCCCGCGACGTGGCCGCCCTGCGCGAGAACGTCGGCAAGATCCGCCACAAACTGGCGATGCTCGCCGGGGGCAAGTTCACTCCCGAGGCGCTGCGGGTGCTGGTGCGGATCCAGGACGAGGTGGCCGAGCAGGCGGTCAAGGCCGGCGCCCAGCAGCTGACCGCGATCGAGGCCGCCGACCGGGAGGAGCTGGTCGGCGAATGGCTCGAGGCGCACGGCATCGCCGACGGCTGGGACTACGCCCCCACCTTCGTGGAGGCGGGTCTGGACACCGACTGGCTGGAACGCGTCGCGGCCTCGATCTGCGACACCGACTGCTCGGCGTCGCTGCAGAGCGCGATCGGCTGGCTGAAGTACACCATCGACGCCGAGTTGGCGCTGGGCCGGATCGCCGAGGCCAACAAGCGGATCACGAGCCTGCTCGCCGACACCCGGCAGTACTCGCAGATGGACCGGGCGCCCTACCAGTCCGCGCAGGTGCACGACCTGCTGCACAGCACGCTGATGATGTTCGGCGACCGGATCACCAAGTCCGGGCCGATCCGGCTGGTCAAGGAACTCGATCCGGACCTGCCCGAGATCCTGTGCTACCCAGGCGATCTCAACCAGGTGTGGACCAACCTGATCGACAACGCGGTGCAGGCCATGGGTGAGCGGGGCACGCTGACCATCCGCACCACCCGCATCGACGACGGGGTGCGCGTCGACATCTGCGACGACGGACCGGGCATCCCGCCCGACGACCTCGAGCGCATCTTCACCCCGTTCTTCACCACCAAACCGGTCGGCGAGGGCACCGGCCTCGGGCTGGACCTGGCCCGGCGCATCGTCGTGGACAAACACGGCGGAAACATCGCGGTGAGCTCGCAACCCGGCGACACCCGGTTCAGCGTCACGCTGCCGCTGACCGCCCCCGCCCCGGTGCACGAGACCCCCGCCGGATCCGGCGGCTGA
- the rplQ gene encoding 50S ribosomal protein L17 — MPKPTKGPRLGGSSAHQKAILANLATSLFEHGRIKTTEPKARALRPYAEKLITHAKKGGLHHRREVMKKIRDKDVVHILFDQIGPFYADRNGGYTRIIKVENRKGDNAPMAVIELVREKTVTDEAERARRAAAAQAKAAANKATEEKATEAEDEKKATEAEAEEKTEEAKAEAAEAEKDDDKS; from the coding sequence ATGCCCAAGCCCACCAAGGGCCCTCGCCTCGGCGGGTCGTCCGCGCACCAGAAGGCGATTCTGGCCAACCTGGCGACGTCGCTGTTCGAGCACGGCCGCATCAAGACGACCGAGCCCAAGGCGCGGGCGTTGCGGCCCTATGCGGAGAAGCTCATCACGCACGCCAAGAAGGGTGGTCTGCACCACCGGCGTGAGGTGATGAAGAAGATCCGTGACAAGGATGTGGTGCACATCCTGTTCGACCAGATCGGGCCGTTCTACGCCGACCGCAACGGCGGCTACACCCGGATCATCAAGGTCGAGAACCGCAAGGGCGACAACGCCCCGATGGCGGTGATCGAGCTGGTCCGGGAGAAGACCGTCACCGACGAGGCCGAGCGGGCGCGCCGGGCCGCCGCCGCGCAGGCCAAGGCCGCCGCCAACAAGGCCACCGAGGAGAAGGCCACCGAGGCCGAGGACGAGAAGAAGGCCACCGAGGCCGAGGCCGAGGAGAAAACCGAAGAGGCCAAGGCCGAGGCGGCCGAGGCCGAGAAGGATGACGACAAGTCCTGA
- a CDS encoding FAD-dependent oxidoreductase, with translation MAAPSPQPRKPVILTVDDDPAVSRAVARDLRRRYGADFRIMRAENGPDALAALNELKLRGETVAVFIADHRMPQMTGIEFLEAAMDLFPLARRVLLTAYADTHAAIDAINIVDLDHYLLKPWDPPEEKLYPVIDALIEAWRQTGDRAIPHTKIIGHPWNARSSEVREFLARNRLYYTWFRADEPKGRQLLEAAGLDDSTLPVVITEQGTTLVAPTDAELGATLGLSTTPAEDFYDLVVVGGGPAGLAAAVYGASEGLKTVLIERTATGGQAGQSSRIENYLGFPDGVAGSQLAERARRQAEKFDAELITAAEVVGLDVDGAARTVHLSDGRSIGTRAVILAMGVAYRELPADGCSELTGAGVYYGATTSVAADCDGEEVFVIGGANSAGQAAMHLSRTAEKVHIVCRRTLEDSMSHYLIQQIRATGNIVERPYTVVHAVRGNGHLERICLQDLRTGERDEHRCGRMFIFIGAEPRTDWVEQAGIARDDHGFILAGPDLRDVAGWTLDRPPHQLETSVPGVFVAGDVRANSAKRVAAAVGEGSMTVMLVHRYLAEA, from the coding sequence ATGGCCGCCCCCTCCCCTCAGCCCCGCAAACCCGTCATCCTCACCGTCGACGACGATCCGGCCGTCTCCCGGGCCGTCGCCCGTGACCTGCGCCGCCGCTACGGCGCCGACTTCCGCATCATGCGGGCCGAGAACGGTCCGGACGCGCTCGCCGCGCTCAACGAACTCAAACTGCGCGGGGAGACGGTGGCGGTGTTCATCGCCGACCACCGGATGCCGCAGATGACCGGCATCGAATTCCTGGAAGCGGCGATGGACCTGTTCCCGCTGGCCCGCCGGGTGCTGCTGACCGCCTACGCCGACACCCACGCCGCGATCGACGCGATCAACATCGTCGACCTCGACCACTACCTGCTCAAGCCGTGGGACCCGCCGGAGGAGAAGCTCTACCCGGTCATCGACGCGCTGATCGAGGCCTGGCGCCAGACCGGCGACCGGGCCATTCCGCACACCAAGATCATCGGGCACCCGTGGAACGCCCGCTCCTCCGAGGTGCGCGAGTTTCTGGCTCGGAATCGGCTGTACTACACCTGGTTTCGTGCCGACGAGCCGAAGGGCCGGCAGCTGCTGGAGGCGGCGGGGCTCGACGACTCGACGCTGCCGGTGGTGATCACCGAGCAGGGCACCACGCTGGTGGCCCCCACCGACGCCGAACTGGGCGCCACCCTGGGGTTGTCCACCACGCCCGCCGAGGACTTCTACGACCTGGTGGTCGTCGGCGGCGGCCCGGCGGGGCTGGCGGCCGCGGTCTACGGCGCCTCCGAGGGGCTGAAAACGGTGCTCATCGAGCGCACCGCGACCGGCGGGCAGGCCGGGCAGAGCTCCCGCATCGAGAACTACCTGGGCTTCCCGGACGGGGTGGCGGGCAGCCAGCTCGCCGAGCGGGCACGCCGTCAGGCCGAGAAGTTCGACGCCGAGCTCATCACCGCCGCCGAGGTGGTCGGGCTCGACGTCGACGGCGCGGCGCGCACCGTGCACCTGTCCGACGGCCGCTCGATCGGCACCCGCGCGGTGATCCTCGCCATGGGCGTGGCCTACCGGGAGCTGCCGGCCGACGGCTGCTCGGAACTCACCGGCGCCGGCGTGTACTACGGGGCGACCACCTCGGTGGCCGCCGACTGCGACGGCGAGGAGGTGTTCGTCATCGGCGGAGCGAACTCCGCCGGGCAGGCCGCCATGCACCTGTCGCGGACCGCCGAGAAGGTGCACATCGTGTGCCGGCGCACGCTGGAGGACTCCATGTCGCACTACCTGATCCAGCAGATCCGGGCCACCGGCAACATCGTCGAACGGCCCTACACCGTGGTGCACGCGGTGCGCGGCAACGGCCACCTGGAGCGGATCTGCCTGCAGGATCTGCGCACCGGCGAGCGAGACGAGCACCGCTGCGGCCGGATGTTCATCTTCATCGGCGCCGAGCCGCGCACCGACTGGGTCGAACAGGCCGGCATCGCCCGCGACGACCACGGGTTCATCCTGGCCGGGCCGGACCTGCGCGACGTGGCGGGCTGGACGCTGGACCGCCCGCCGCACCAGCTGGAAACAAGTGTGCCGGGGGTGTTTGTTGCAGGAGACGTGCGCGCCAATTCCGCCAAACGGGTGGCCGCCGCGGTCGGCGAGGGGTCGATGACGGTGATGTTGGTGCACCGCTATCTGGCCGAGGCTTAG
- the infA gene encoding translation initiation factor IF-1, translating into MAKKDGAIEVEGRVIEPLPNAMFRIELDNGHKVLAHISGKMRQHYIRILPEDRVIVELSPYDLSRGRIVYRYK; encoded by the coding sequence ATGGCCAAGAAAGACGGTGCCATCGAGGTCGAGGGCCGGGTGATCGAGCCCCTGCCCAATGCGATGTTCCGCATTGAGCTGGACAACGGTCACAAGGTCCTGGCCCACATCAGCGGCAAGATGCGGCAGCACTACATCCGCATCCTGCCCGAGGACCGCGTCATCGTGGAGTTGTCCCCGTATGACCTGTCCCGGGGCCGCATCGTCTATCGGTACAAGTGA
- a CDS encoding LLM class F420-dependent oxidoreductase has product MTELKPDLGRYGVWTFGTVRPEQAVEIEKLGYGAVWIGGSPAGDLRYVEPILERTERLQVATGIINVWTAPADEVAEAYHRVESAYPGRFLLGIGIGHPEHTAEYRNPYQVLVEYLDALDAAKVPTSRRVLAALGPRVLKLAAQRSAGAHPYLTTPQHTAQARELVGSSVFLAPEHKVLLSTDAEEARRVGREAVDFYLNLSNYLNNWKRLGFTDADLAKPGSDKFIDAVVAHGTAEAVAARLNEHLEAGADHVAIQVLGGWDKLLPTLAELAGPLGLQG; this is encoded by the coding sequence ATGACTGAGCTGAAACCCGACCTCGGCCGCTACGGCGTCTGGACGTTCGGGACAGTGCGCCCGGAACAGGCCGTCGAGATCGAGAAACTCGGGTACGGCGCGGTCTGGATCGGCGGATCGCCGGCCGGCGACCTGCGCTACGTCGAACCCATCCTGGAGCGCACCGAGCGGCTGCAGGTCGCCACCGGCATCATCAACGTCTGGACGGCCCCGGCCGACGAGGTCGCCGAGGCGTACCACCGGGTGGAATCGGCGTACCCGGGCCGGTTTCTGCTGGGCATCGGCATCGGCCATCCCGAGCACACCGCCGAGTACCGCAATCCCTACCAGGTGCTCGTCGAGTACCTCGACGCGCTCGACGCCGCGAAGGTGCCGACCAGCCGGCGGGTGCTGGCCGCGCTCGGCCCGCGGGTGCTCAAACTCGCCGCGCAGCGCAGCGCCGGCGCGCACCCCTACCTGACCACCCCCCAACACACCGCGCAGGCGCGGGAGCTGGTGGGCTCGTCGGTGTTCCTGGCCCCCGAGCACAAGGTCTTGCTGTCCACCGACGCCGAGGAGGCCCGCCGGGTCGGCCGCGAGGCGGTGGACTTCTACCTCAACCTGAGCAACTACCTCAACAACTGGAAGCGGCTCGGGTTCACCGACGCGGACCTGGCCAAGCCCGGCAGCGACAAGTTCATCGACGCGGTGGTCGCGCACGGCACCGCGGAGGCCGTCGCGGCCCGGTTGAACGAACACCTCGAGGCCGGCGCCGACCACGTGGCCATCCAGGTGCTCGGCGGCTGGGACAAGCTGCTGCCGACGCTGGCCGAGTTGGCCGGCCCGCTCGGGCTGCAGGGGTAG
- the rpsM gene encoding 30S ribosomal protein S13 produces the protein MARLVGVDLPRDKRMEIALTYIYGIGRTRSREILEATGISKDLRTKDLTDEQLTQLRDYIEANYKVEGDLRREVQADIRRKIEIGCYQGLRHRRGLPVRGQRTKTNARTRKGPKRTIAGKKKAR, from the coding sequence ATGGCACGACTCGTGGGTGTCGATCTCCCGCGCGACAAGCGCATGGAGATCGCATTGACCTACATCTACGGCATCGGCCGTACCCGCTCGAGGGAGATTCTCGAGGCGACCGGGATCTCGAAGGATCTGCGCACGAAGGATCTCACCGACGAGCAGCTCACGCAGCTGCGCGACTACATCGAAGCGAACTACAAGGTGGAGGGCGACCTGCGCCGTGAGGTGCAGGCCGACATCCGCCGCAAGATCGAGATCGGCTGCTACCAGGGTCTGCGGCATCGTCGCGGGCTGCCGGTGCGCGGCCAGCGGACCAAGACCAACGCGCGCACCCGCAAGGGCCCCAAGCGCACCATCGCCGGCAAGAAGAAGGCCAGGTAA
- a CDS encoding LLM class F420-dependent oxidoreductase: MTDSKPNLGRYGLFGHYSAWQRLSPDQLRAIDELGYGAIWAGGSPPAELPWVEPLLEATTNLSVATGIVNIWTADPGPVSESFHRIDAAYPGRFLLGIGVGHPEAIQQYRTPLEALREYLDKLDEYGVPRNRRVVAALGPKVLRLSADRAAGAHPYLTTPEHTRQARELLGPDAFLAPEHKVVLTEDAERARSVGRKALDMYLNLRNYLNNWKRLGFSDEDVAKPGSDRLVDAVVAHGSADAIAARLGEHLHAGADHVPVQILAKPDEVVAAAETLAGPLGLR, from the coding sequence ATGACGGATAGCAAGCCCAACCTCGGCAGGTACGGTCTGTTCGGTCACTACTCGGCGTGGCAGCGCCTCTCCCCCGACCAGCTGCGCGCCATCGACGAGCTCGGCTACGGCGCCATCTGGGCGGGCGGCTCCCCGCCCGCCGAGCTGCCCTGGGTGGAGCCGCTGCTGGAGGCCACCACGAACCTGAGTGTGGCGACCGGGATCGTCAACATCTGGACCGCCGACCCCGGCCCGGTCAGCGAGTCGTTCCACCGCATCGACGCCGCCTACCCCGGCCGGTTCCTGTTGGGCATCGGCGTCGGTCACCCCGAGGCGATTCAGCAGTACCGCACACCGCTCGAGGCGTTGCGCGAGTACCTGGACAAGCTCGACGAGTACGGGGTGCCCCGCAACCGCCGGGTGGTCGCCGCGCTGGGCCCGAAGGTGCTGCGGCTGTCGGCCGACCGCGCCGCGGGCGCGCACCCCTACCTGACCACCCCGGAGCACACCAGGCAGGCGCGGGAACTGCTCGGGCCGGACGCGTTCCTGGCACCCGAGCACAAGGTGGTGCTCACCGAGGACGCGGAGCGGGCCCGCAGCGTCGGCCGCAAGGCCCTCGACATGTACCTGAACCTGCGCAATTACCTCAACAACTGGAAACGGCTCGGGTTCAGCGACGAGGATGTGGCCAAGCCGGGAAGCGACCGGCTGGTCGACGCGGTGGTGGCCCACGGTTCCGCCGACGCCATCGCTGCGCGGCTGGGTGAGCATCTGCACGCGGGCGCCGACCACGTGCCGGTACAGATCCTGGCCAAGCCGGACGAGGTGGTCGCCGCGGCCGAAACCCTGGCCGGGCCGCTCGGCCTGCGGTAG
- the rpmJ gene encoding 50S ribosomal protein L36 — protein sequence MKVNPSVKPICDKCRVIRRHGRVMVICSDPRHKQRQG from the coding sequence GTGAAGGTGAACCCGAGCGTCAAGCCCATCTGCGACAAGTGCAGGGTGATTCGCCGGCACGGGCGGGTCATGGTGATCTGCTCCGATCCGCGGCACAAGCAGCGCCAGGGCTAG
- the rpsD gene encoding 30S ribosomal protein S4 — protein sequence MARYTGPATRKSRRLGVDLVGGDQSFEKRPYPPGQHGRARIKESEYRLQLQEKQKARFTYGVMEKQFRRYYDEAVRQPGKTGDNLLRILESRLDNVVYRAGLARTRRMARQLVSHGHFLVNGKKVNIPSYRVEQYDIIDIRDKSLNMLPFQIARETMGDRPVPSWLQVVGERPRILVHQLPTRDQIDVPLTEQLIVELYSK from the coding sequence ATGGCTCGTTACACCGGACCCGCGACCCGCAAGTCGCGCCGCCTCGGCGTCGACCTGGTCGGCGGGGATCAGTCCTTCGAGAAGCGTCCGTATCCGCCCGGTCAGCACGGCCGCGCGCGGATCAAGGAGAGCGAATACCGGCTGCAGCTGCAGGAGAAGCAGAAGGCGCGCTTCACCTACGGCGTGATGGAGAAGCAGTTCCGGCGCTACTACGACGAGGCGGTGCGTCAGCCCGGCAAGACCGGTGACAACCTGCTGCGCATCCTGGAGAGCCGGCTCGACAACGTCGTGTACCGCGCCGGTCTGGCCCGCACCCGCCGGATGGCGCGTCAGCTGGTCAGCCACGGCCACTTTTTGGTCAACGGCAAGAAGGTGAACATCCCGAGCTACCGGGTCGAGCAGTACGACATCATCGACATTCGGGACAAGTCACTGAACATGCTGCCGTTCCAGATCGCCCGGGAGACCATGGGCGACCGGCCGGTGCCGTCGTGGCTGCAGGTCGTCGGCGAGCGTCCGCGCATCCTGGTGCACCAGCTGCCCACGCGCGACCAGATCGACGTCCCGCTCACCGAGCAGCTGATCGTCGAGCTGTACTCGAAGTAA
- a CDS encoding IS481 family transposase, whose product MVHANASLTPRGRLRLAQAVVDQGWSLRRAAERFQCSVATAKKWADRYRDGGEAAMVDRPSRPHRSPLRLPKRRERRIVNLRFTRRWGPHRIAAHLRLARSTVEAVLRRYRMPLLRHLDQNTGLPVRRPKPRRYEHPAPGDLVHVDVKKLGRIPDGGGHRKLGRQAGRRNRCGMGYTFLHHAVDDHSRLAYSEDLADERKETAAGFWKRASAFFADHGITVKRVLTDNGSCYRSKNFAEALGPDIAHKRTRPYRPQTNGKVERFNRTLTTEWAYAQTYRSEAERAGTYQHWLHHYNHHRPHTGIGGMTPIDRLRVHNLPVKNI is encoded by the coding sequence ATGGTCCACGCTAATGCTTCGTTGACTCCTCGTGGGCGGTTGCGGCTTGCGCAGGCTGTTGTTGATCAGGGCTGGAGTTTGCGGCGCGCTGCTGAGCGGTTCCAATGTTCGGTGGCCACAGCCAAGAAATGGGCCGACCGTTATCGCGACGGTGGCGAAGCAGCGATGGTAGACCGGCCCAGCCGGCCGCATCGCAGTCCGTTGCGGTTGCCGAAACGACGTGAGCGGCGCATCGTCAACCTGCGCTTCACCCGGCGGTGGGGCCCACATCGTATCGCCGCCCATTTGCGGTTGGCGCGGTCAACGGTAGAAGCGGTGTTACGCCGCTACCGCATGCCATTGCTGCGGCACCTGGACCAGAACACCGGGTTGCCGGTACGCCGGCCCAAACCCCGCCGCTATGAGCACCCGGCTCCCGGCGACTTGGTCCATGTCGACGTCAAGAAACTGGGCCGCATCCCCGACGGGGGCGGCCATCGCAAGCTGGGTCGCCAAGCCGGCCGGCGCAACCGCTGCGGCATGGGATACACGTTCTTGCACCACGCCGTTGATGACCACTCCCGGCTGGCGTATTCCGAGGACCTCGCCGACGAACGCAAAGAAACCGCCGCGGGGTTCTGGAAACGCGCCAGCGCGTTCTTCGCCGACCATGGCATTACCGTCAAGCGGGTGTTGACCGACAATGGATCCTGTTACCGGTCAAAGAATTTCGCTGAAGCGCTCGGCCCCGACATCGCCCACAAGAGGACCCGGCCCTACCGGCCGCAGACCAACGGCAAAGTCGAGCGATTCAACCGCACCCTGACCACTGAATGGGCCTATGCGCAGACCTACCGCTCTGAGGCCGAACGCGCCGGAACCTACCAGCACTGGCTGCATCACTACAATCACCACCGACCCCACACCGGCATCGGCGGAATGACACCTATCGACCGCCTACGCGTTCACAACCTACCCGTGAAGAACATCTAG
- the rpsK gene encoding 30S ribosomal protein S11, with product MPPAKKAAPSTAKKGQKPRRREKKNVPHGAAHIKSTFNNTIVTITDPQGNVIAWASAGHVGFKGSRKSTPFAAQLAAENAARKAQEHGMRKVDVFVKGPGSGRETAIRSLQAAGLEVGTIADVTPQPHNGCRPPKRRRV from the coding sequence ATGCCTCCAGCTAAGAAGGCCGCCCCGTCCACCGCGAAGAAGGGGCAGAAGCCTCGGCGCCGGGAGAAGAAGAACGTCCCGCACGGCGCCGCTCACATCAAGAGCACCTTCAACAACACGATCGTGACGATCACCGACCCGCAGGGCAACGTGATCGCGTGGGCGTCCGCCGGACACGTCGGCTTCAAGGGCTCGCGCAAGTCGACCCCGTTCGCCGCGCAGCTGGCCGCCGAGAACGCTGCCCGCAAGGCGCAGGAGCACGGCATGCGCAAGGTCGACGTGTTCGTCAAGGGCCCGGGCTCGGGCCGTGAGACCGCGATCCGGTCGCTGCAGGCCGCCGGGCTCGAGGTCGGCACGATCGCCGATGTCACCCCGCAGCCGCACAACGGCTGCCGTCCACCGAAGCGTCGCCGGGTCTAG